A stretch of Helicobacter pylori oki112 DNA encodes these proteins:
- a CDS encoding amino acid ABC transporter ATP-binding protein, with amino-acid sequence MSAILETKGLKKTYQNHLVLDGINFTLNKGEVAVILGPSGCGKSTFLKCLNGLEKIDGGEILFENTNLNTPTTNWNQMRQKIGMVFQNYELFPHLNVLDNILLAPLKVQKRSKDEVISQAVELLKRVGLEHKQQAYPKELSGGQKQRVAIVRSLCMRPKIMLFDEVTASLDPEMVKEVLEVILELATTGMSMVIVTHEMKFAQKIASKIVFFDSGKIAEENSAKEFFNHPKSQRVQKFLETFHFLGSC; translated from the coding sequence ATGAGTGCGATTTTAGAAACCAAAGGGTTAAAAAAAACCTATCAAAACCATTTGGTTTTAGACGGCATCAATTTCACTTTAAATAAGGGTGAAGTGGCAGTGATTTTAGGGCCTAGCGGGTGCGGGAAAAGCACTTTTTTAAAATGCCTAAACGGGCTTGAAAAGATTGATGGAGGTGAAATTCTTTTTGAAAACACTAACCTTAATACGCCAACTACTAACTGGAATCAAATGCGCCAAAAAATAGGCATGGTGTTTCAAAATTATGAATTGTTCCCGCATTTAAATGTGCTGGATAATATCTTACTCGCTCCTTTAAAAGTGCAAAAACGATCCAAAGATGAGGTCATTTCTCAAGCCGTAGAGCTTTTAAAGCGAGTGGGTTTGGAGCATAAACAACAAGCTTACCCTAAAGAATTGAGCGGCGGGCAAAAACAACGAGTAGCCATTGTGCGCTCTTTGTGCATGCGGCCCAAAATCATGCTTTTTGATGAAGTAACCGCCTCTTTAGACCCTGAAATGGTTAAAGAAGTTTTAGAAGTGATTTTAGAACTAGCCACAACGGGCATGAGCATGGTGATTGTAACGCATGAAATGAAATTCGCGCAAAAAATCGCTAGCAAAATCGTGTTTTTTGATAGCGGTAAAATCGCTGAAGAAAACAGTGCTAAAGAATTTTTTAACCACCCGAAATCTCAAAGAGTGCAAAAATTTTTAGAAACTTTCCATTTTTTAGGGAGCTGTTAA
- a CDS encoding amino acid ABC transporter permease (The N-terminal region of this protein, as described by TIGR01726, is a three transmembrane segment that identifies a subfamily of ABC transporter permease subunits, which specificities that include histidine, arginine, glutamine, glutamate, L-cystine (sic), the opines (in Agrobacterium) octopine and nopaline, etc.), protein MGVLLELDNLKRLLEGFEITLLIALSSAVVSIVVGILLGSLMAFGSKIVVLACRVYLESVRIIPLLAWLFIVYFGLASWFDLHISAVLASIIVFSLWGGAEMMDLTRGVLTSVSKHQVESALALGMDSKRVIFNIIFPQSFLSLLPSSLNLFTRMIKTTALVSLIGAVDLLKVGQQIIELNLLRMPNASFVVYGVILMFYFTLCYSLSLYSSYLEKKFQHIRG, encoded by the coding sequence ATGGGAGTTTTACTAGAATTAGACAACCTTAAGCGTTTGTTAGAAGGGTTTGAGATCACTCTTTTGATCGCTCTTAGCTCTGCGGTTGTTTCAATCGTTGTTGGGATACTTTTGGGGAGCTTGATGGCGTTTGGTTCTAAAATAGTGGTTTTGGCGTGTCGTGTGTATTTAGAAAGCGTTCGCATTATCCCGCTTTTAGCATGGCTTTTTATCGTGTATTTTGGGTTAGCGAGCTGGTTTGATTTGCATATTAGCGCGGTTTTAGCGAGCATCATTGTTTTTAGCTTGTGGGGTGGCGCTGAAATGATGGATTTAACCAGAGGGGTTTTAACTTCCGTGAGCAAACACCAAGTAGAAAGCGCTCTGGCTTTAGGCATGGATTCAAAAAGGGTGATTTTTAACATTATTTTCCCCCAAAGCTTTTTGTCTTTATTGCCCTCAAGCCTTAATTTATTCACGCGCATGATTAAAACCACGGCTTTAGTCTCTCTCATTGGAGCGGTTGATTTGTTAAAAGTGGGCCAGCAAATCATAGAGCTTAATCTCTTACGCATGCCCAATGCGAGCTTTGTGGTTTATGGCGTTATCTTAATGTTTTATTTTACTTTATGCTATAGTTTGAGCCTGTATAGTTCCTATTTAGAAAAAAAATTCCAACACATTAGAGGGTAA
- the hofH gene encoding outer membrane beta-barrel protein HofH, which translates to MKKASQVLFFGAFLSSSLQGFEAKLNGFVDQSSTIGFNQHKINKERGIYPMQQFATIAGYLGLGFSLLPKKVSDHVLKGKIGGMVGSIFYDGTKKFEDGSVAYNLFGYYDGFMGGYTNILQTDSLETQNMKHNKNVRNYVFSDAYLEYAYKNYFEIKAGRYLSTMPYKSGQTQGFQVSGQYKHARLTWFSSFGRAFAYGSFLMDWFAARTTYSGGFTKNDKGGYDSHGKKVLYGTHAVQLTYKPHRFLIEGFYYLSPQIFNAPGVKIGWDSNPNFSGTGFRSDTAVIGFFPIYYPWMIVKSDGSPVYRYDTPATQNGQNLIIRQRFDINNYNVSIAFYKVFQNANGWIGNMGNPSGVIMGSNSVYAGFTGTALKRDAATILLSCGGTHFAKKFTWKFATQYSNSVVSWEARAMISLGYKFTEYLSGSVDLAYYGVHTNKGFKPGENGPVPKDFPALYSDRSALYTALVASF; encoded by the coding sequence ATGAAAAAGGCAAGTCAGGTTTTATTCTTTGGGGCATTTTTAAGCTCTTCGTTACAAGGTTTTGAAGCTAAGCTCAATGGCTTTGTGGATCAATCCAGCACTATCGGCTTTAACCAGCATAAAATCAATAAAGAAAGAGGCATCTACCCTATGCAGCAATTCGCAACGATTGCGGGCTATTTAGGGCTTGGTTTTAGCTTGTTACCCAAAAAGGTTTCAGACCATGTTCTAAAAGGCAAAATAGGGGGCATGGTGGGATCTATTTTCTATGACGGCACGAAGAAATTTGAAGACGGATCTGTAGCTTACAACCTCTTTGGTTATTATGATGGGTTCATGGGGGGTTATACAAACATCTTACAAACCGATAGCCTTGAAACACAGAACATGAAACACAATAAAAATGTCCGCAATTATGTCTTTAGCGATGCGTATTTAGAATACGCTTATAAGAATTATTTTGAAATAAAAGCCGGACGCTATTTATCCACTATGCCTTATAAAAGCGGTCAAACGCAAGGCTTTCAAGTTTCTGGGCAATACAAGCATGCGCGCTTGACTTGGTTTAGCTCTTTTGGGAGGGCGTTCGCTTATGGTTCGTTTTTGATGGATTGGTTTGCCGCACGAACCACTTATAGCGGAGGCTTCACCAAAAACGATAAGGGAGGTTATGATAGCCATGGGAAAAAGGTGCTTTATGGCACGCATGCGGTGCAACTCACCTATAAACCTCATCGTTTCCTCATAGAAGGCTTTTATTACCTTTCGCCTCAAATCTTTAACGCTCCGGGCGTTAAGATTGGTTGGGACTCTAACCCTAATTTTAGCGGCACAGGCTTTCGCTCTGACACAGCTGTCATAGGGTTTTTCCCCATTTACTACCCTTGGATGATCGTTAAATCTGATGGGAGTCCGGTCTATAGATACGACACGCCTGCCACTCAAAACGGGCAAAATCTCATTATCCGCCAACGCTTTGACATCAATAATTACAATGTTTCCATCGCTTTTTATAAAGTCTTTCAAAACGCTAATGGTTGGATAGGCAATATGGGCAATCCAAGCGGTGTGATAATGGGGAGTAACAGCGTGTATGCGGGTTTTACAGGCACAGCCCTTAAAAGAGACGCCGCTACCATTCTCCTTTCTTGTGGCGGCACTCATTTTGCCAAAAAATTCACATGGAAATTCGCCACGCAATATTCCAATTCAGTGGTCTCTTGGGAAGCGAGAGCGATGATCTCTTTAGGTTATAAATTCACTGAATACTTGAGCGGTAGCGTGGATCTTGCGTATTATGGCGTGCATACTAACAAAGGCTTTAAACCGGGTGAAAACGGGCCTGTGCCTAAAGACTTCCCCGCCCTTTATTCTGACAGGAGCGCGTTATACACGGCTCTAGTAGCGTCATTTTGA
- a CDS encoding carbon starvation CstA family protein has product MIKQSLNGEDMQKSLVSLAWVFVAILGAICLGVLALHKGESINTLWLVVASACIYSIGYRFYSHFIAYKVLKLDDNRATPACVRNDGKDFVPTDKAITFGHHFAAIAGAGPLVGPILAAQMGYLPSILWILIGSVLGGCVHDFVVLFASIRRDGKSLGEMIKLEMGQFVGMIASLGILGIMLIIIAILAMVVVKALAHSPWGFFTIAMTIPIAILMGLYMRFFRPHKILEVSVIGFILLIIAIYAGKYVSLDPKLASIFTFEASSLAWMIMGYGFVASILPVWFLLAPRDYLSTFLKIGVIGVLVVAIVFVAPPLQIPKITPFVDGSGPVFAGSVFPFLFITVACGTISGFHALISSGTTPKMLAKESDARLVGYGSMVMESVVALMALVCAGILHPGLYFAINSPEVSIGKDIADAASVISSWGFSISAEEIREMTKNIGESSILSRTGGAPTFAIGLAMIVYHILGDPSVMAFWYHFAILFEALFILTAVDAGTRTARFMIQDLLGNVYKPLGNLSSYKAGIFATLLCVAGWGYFLYQGTIDPKGGIYTLWPLFGVSNQMLAGMALLLVTVVLFKMGRFKGAMVSALPAVLILFITFYSGILKVMPKSNDSVLNNVSHVAQMQIIKEKMATTTDEKALKTLQKSFFNHAIDAILCVFFMLVALLVLIVSVRICSNAYFKNQIYPPLAETPYIKAT; this is encoded by the coding sequence ATGATTAAACAATCATTAAATGGAGAGGACATGCAAAAAAGTTTAGTTTCTTTGGCTTGGGTTTTTGTCGCTATTTTAGGAGCGATCTGTTTAGGGGTGTTAGCCTTACACAAGGGCGAGAGCATCAACACGCTATGGCTTGTAGTAGCGAGCGCTTGCATTTATAGCATAGGTTATCGTTTTTATAGCCATTTTATCGCTTATAAGGTGTTAAAGCTAGATGATAACAGAGCCACGCCTGCATGCGTAAGGAATGACGGCAAGGATTTTGTGCCAACCGATAAAGCCATCACCTTTGGGCATCATTTCGCCGCTATTGCTGGGGCTGGCCCTTTAGTAGGCCCGATACTGGCCGCTCAAATGGGTTACTTGCCCTCTATCTTATGGATTTTGATAGGCTCGGTTTTAGGGGGTTGCGTGCATGATTTTGTGGTGCTTTTTGCTTCCATTAGGCGCGATGGCAAGTCTTTAGGCGAAATGATCAAGCTTGAAATGGGTCAATTTGTAGGCATGATCGCAAGTCTTGGCATTTTAGGGATCATGCTCATTATCATTGCGATTTTAGCGATGGTGGTGGTGAAGGCTTTAGCGCATTCGCCTTGGGGCTTTTTTACGATCGCAATGACTATTCCCATTGCGATTCTTATGGGGCTTTACATGCGATTTTTCAGGCCGCATAAGATTTTGGAAGTTTCTGTTATCGGCTTTATTTTGTTGATTATAGCGATTTATGCGGGTAAATACGTTTCTTTAGATCCTAAATTAGCGTCAATATTCACTTTTGAGGCCAGTTCTTTAGCGTGGATGATCATGGGCTATGGGTTTGTGGCTTCTATTTTACCGGTATGGTTTTTACTCGCTCCACGAGATTATTTAAGCACTTTTTTAAAAATTGGCGTTATAGGGGTGTTGGTTGTGGCTATTGTTTTTGTCGCTCCGCCTTTACAAATCCCTAAAATCACGCCCTTTGTAGATGGCAGTGGGCCTGTGTTTGCAGGAAGCGTGTTCCCTTTCTTGTTTATCACGGTGGCTTGCGGGACGATTAGCGGCTTTCATGCTTTAATTTCTTCAGGCACGACCCCTAAAATGCTCGCTAAAGAAAGCGACGCCAGGCTAGTGGGCTATGGCTCTATGGTGATGGAGAGCGTTGTGGCTCTTATGGCGTTGGTGTGCGCGGGGATTTTACACCCAGGGCTTTATTTCGCTATCAATTCCCCAGAAGTGAGCATCGGTAAAGATATAGCTGATGCGGCTTCGGTGATTAGCTCATGGGGGTTTAGCATCAGCGCTGAAGAAATCCGTGAGATGACCAAAAACATTGGCGAAAGCTCCATTTTGAGCCGCACCGGTGGGGCGCCCACTTTTGCGATCGGTTTAGCGATGATCGTGTATCACATTTTAGGGGATCCAAGCGTGATGGCGTTTTGGTATCATTTTGCGATTTTGTTTGAAGCTTTGTTCATTTTAACCGCTGTGGATGCTGGCACACGAACCGCTCGTTTCATGATCCAAGATTTGCTCGGTAATGTTTATAAGCCTTTGGGCAATCTCAGCTCTTATAAGGCTGGGATTTTTGCCACTCTTTTGTGCGTGGCAGGGTGGGGGTATTTCTTGTATCAAGGCACGATCGATCCTAAAGGAGGTATTTATACGCTATGGCCTTTATTTGGCGTGAGTAATCAGATGTTAGCGGGCATGGCGTTGTTGTTGGTTACGGTGGTGTTGTTTAAAATGGGGCGTTTTAAGGGGGCGATGGTAAGCGCCTTACCAGCAGTTTTGATTTTATTTATCACTTTTTATAGCGGTATTTTAAAAGTAATGCCAAAGAGTAATGATAGCGTGCTTAATAACGTTTCGCATGTGGCGCAAATGCAAATCATCAAAGAAAAAATGGCTACCACTACCGATGAAAAAGCGCTAAAAACGCTCCAAAAATCCTTTTTTAACCATGCGATTGATGCGATTTTGTGCGTGTTTTTCATGCTTGTGGCGCTATTGGTTTTAATAGTGAGCGTTAGGATTTGCTCAAACGCTTATTTTAAAAATCAAATTTATCCGCCGTTAGCTGAAACCCCTTACATCAAAGCTACTTGA
- a CDS encoding amino acid ABC transporter permease — MALDWDFMFHSIPAFFKGLKLTLYISFFGILLSLLVGFLCAIILYFKTRFISPIVYIYGEIARNTPLLIQLFFLYYGLNEIGLSALECAILALGFLGGGYMSQSFLLGFKSLASIQRESALSLGFGPLKMMYYIILPQSLSVSMPSIGANVIFLLKETSVVGAIALTDIMFVAKDFIGIYYKTTESLLMLSLTYLIALLPLSVLLVILERFFKKKVA; from the coding sequence ATGGCATTAGATTGGGATTTTATGTTTCACTCCATCCCTGCGTTTTTTAAGGGGTTAAAACTCACGCTTTATATTTCTTTCTTTGGGATTTTGCTCTCTCTTTTGGTGGGGTTTTTGTGTGCGATCATTTTGTATTTTAAAACGCGCTTTATCTCTCCTATCGTCTATATCTATGGCGAAATCGCTAGGAACACGCCCCTACTCATCCAGCTTTTCTTTTTGTATTACGGGTTGAATGAAATCGGTTTGAGCGCTTTAGAATGCGCGATTTTAGCGTTAGGGTTTTTGGGTGGGGGGTATATGAGTCAAAGTTTTTTGCTTGGGTTTAAAAGCTTAGCTTCTATTCAAAGAGAAAGCGCTTTGAGTTTGGGGTTTGGCCCTTTGAAGATGATGTATTATATTATTCTGCCTCAAAGTTTAAGCGTTTCTATGCCTTCTATAGGGGCGAATGTGATTTTTTTACTCAAAGAAACTTCTGTGGTGGGCGCGATAGCCCTAACCGATATTATGTTTGTGGCGAAAGATTTTATTGGCATTTATTACAAAACGACTGAAAGCCTTTTGATGTTAAGCCTCACTTATTTGATCGCTTTACTCCCTTTAAGCGTTTTGCTTGTGATCTTAGAGCGTTTTTTTAAAAAGAAAGTGGCTTAA